The DNA region GAGACGTTTTACGTCGTCGACTACCAGGGCCTCACCGCCGGGCAGCTCACGAAGCTGCGGCAGGATATCCGGGCGAAGGGCGGCCAGCTCATCGTCGCCAAGAACACCCTGATCAACCTCGCCCTACAGAACGGCGGGCGCGACTTCACGGACGCCCTCAAGGGCCCCAGCGCCCTCGTGCTGGCGCAGGACGATCCGGCGGGCGTCGCCAAGACGCTCAGCGACGCGGCCCGGGGCAACGACCGGGGCATCCCCGCCATGAAGGGCGGTCTCGTCGAGGGGCAGCGCGTGGACGTGCGCGTCATCGAGCGCCTCGCCAGCCTCGGCAGCAAGCAGAGCCTTCAGGGCGAGTTCGTGGGCGTCCTCAGCGCGCACCTCAGCAACTTCGTCGGCATCCTCGAAGCCTACCGCGAGAAACTCGGCGGCGCGACCGAGGCCGCCTAAGCACACCTCTTTTTCCCAGCTTCAAAACTTCACTCCAGGAGGACACCAAACATGGCTTACGACAAGCAGGCTCTGATGGACCAGCTCAGCACCCTCACCATCATGGAACTCGCCGACCTCATCGACGGCCTCAAGGCCCAGTGGGGCGTAACCGCTGCCGTGGCGATGGGCGGCGGTGGCGCGGCTACCGAGGCCGCCCCGGTCGAGGAGAAGACCGAGTTCGACGTCGTGCTGGTGGATGCGGGTGCGAGCAAGATCAACGTCATTAAGGAGATCCGCGCCATCACCGGCCTGGGCCTCAAGGAAGCCAAGGACCTCAGCGAGAAGGGCGGCCCGATCAAGGAAGGCGTCAGCAAGGAAGACGCCGACAAGTTCCGCGCCCAGCTCGAAGGTGCGGGCGCCAAGGTCGAAGTCCGCTAACCCCCTTCCACCGGGAGTGCAGCCCCCAGCCGCAGAGTTGGGGGTTTTCTTTGTATCCGCTCAATGTGACCCAGACTACGACTTCTCGACGCAAAGGCGGTCATAGTAAGACGGTCATTTTCCCAGGAAGTTCCTATGCGGGGCGCGATTTGGTGAAAAGCCAACGCGCCTCTTTTGGCTGGGAAGGACGAGGAGTCGAGCATGGCAGTAGGTAGAGTGAAGTGGTTTAACGCGGAAAAGGGCTACGGGTTCATCGAGACGGAGGGCAGCCCCGACGTATTCGCGCATTTCAGCGCGATCCAGGCCCAGGGCTTCAAGAAGCTCAACGAGGGCGACGAGGTCGAGTTCGAGATCGAGCCTGGCCAGCGCGGCAAGGGCCCCCAGGCCAAGAACATCGTCGTGACCAAGGCGGCCCCGGCGAGCGCGAGCAGCGGCAACTCCAGCGGCGGCGGCTACAGCAGCCGTCCCCCCCGCCGTGACCGCGACGACCGCTGGTAATCGGAAGCGACCGTAAGTGCAAGCCCTCAGCCGAAAGGTTGAGGGTTTTTGATGTGGACTATTGGGACATGAGGATTTGTCCCCTTGAGGACTGTTGCTTCGAGTGGTGGGGGCGGAAGGCATTGAACTCTTCGTCACCCCACATCCTTCTCTTAAAAGAAGAAACCCCGTCACGAGCGGGGCTTCTTTTGGTGGGTCGCCCGGGACTTGAACCCGGAACCCGCTGATTAAAAGTCAGCTGCTCTACCGATTGAGCTAACGACCCACACGGCTGGTCGCCGCGAGGGGCGCGCTCAGCGGGCCTGAGTATAGGGAGCCCCCAAAGGGGTGTCAACGCACCCGAATCAGCGTCCCCGAGTCGGCGGCATAGGAGGCATCTTCGGCGGCTTCATGCCCCCGGGCAGCCCCTTCCCACCCTGCCCGCCGAGGCGCTGGAACATCTTCATCATGTCCTTCATCTGCTCGTGCATCTTCAGGAGGCGGTTGATGTCCTGCACGGTATGGCCGCTGCCCGCCGCGATGCGCTTGCGCCGTCGGCCGTCGATGATCTTGGGGTTGTGGCGCTCTTTCACCGTCATGGACGAGATCATCGCGTCAATGCGCTGAATCTGCCCCTCGTCCACGTTGAAGCCCTCCGGCAACGCACGGCTCATGCCGGGGATCAGCTTGAGGAGGTCACCTAGCGGCCCCATCTTGCGAATCTGGCGAAGCTGGGTCAGCAGGTCTTCGAGGTCGAAGTCTCCCGGTTTCTTGACCTCCATCGCCTTGAGGTCCGCCTGCTGAGCACGCTCGATCAGCCCCAGCACGTCGCCCATGCCCAGGATGCGGCCCGCCACCCGGTCGGGGTAGAAGGGCTCCAAACCGTTCAGCTTTTCGCTCGTGCCCGCGAAGTAGATCGGCTTGCCCGTCACGCTGCGCGCCGAAAGGGCCGCCCCGCCGCGCGCGTCGCCGTCCATCTTCGTCATGATCAGGCCCGAGAGGTGCACCCGCTCGTCGAAGGTGCGGGCGACGTTCAGCGCCTCCTGACCCGTCATCGCGTCCACCACGAGCAGGGTCTCGGTGGGCACCAACTCGGCCTGGAGGGCGGCGAGCTGGTCCATCAGCGCCTCGTCGATCTGGAGGCGGCCCGCCGTGTCCACGATCACGAGGTCGCGGTAGTCGGTCTTCAGGTACTCGTCGAGGCGACGCCGCGTCCCCTGCGGCGTCTCGCCGTCCTGCACCTTCAGCACCGGCACGCCGACCTGTTTGGAGAGCACTTCGAGCTGGTCGCGGGCGGCGGGGCGCTGGGTGTCAGCGGCGACGAGGAGGACGCGGCGGCCCTTGCCCTTGTAGAAGGCGGCGAGTTTGCCCGCGCTCGTGGTCTTGCCCGCCCCCTGGAGACCCACCATGAACCACACGTTGCCGTCGGTTTTGAGGGTGGGCTGGGCGGCCTGCCCGCCGAGGGTCTCGATCAGTTCGTCGTGGACGAGCTTCACCACCGTCTGCCCGGCGGTCAGCGAGCCCGTGACCTCCTGCCCGACGGCCTTTTCGCTCACCCGCGCCACGAAGTCCTTGGCGACGCCATAGTTCACGTCGGCCTCAAGCAGGGCCATACGAATCTCGCGCATGGCGGCCTTGACCTGTTCGCCTGTAAGTTTGCTCTCCCGTCCTACGCGGTCGAGGATGTCCTGCAACTTGTTCCCGAGCGCCTCAAACATAGGGGGAGGCTAGCACGCGCCCGCCGAGGGCTTGGTGTAGCGTGGCGGAATGTCGAAACTCGTGCGCGACAGAATTCCCCACCTCTTTCCCGCGTACGCCTACCGCGTGCTGGCCGAAGCGGAATACAGGCCCGCCCTGCTCGACAAGTTGGAGGAGGAGACGCAGGAGTACCTTGCGGACCGTACCCCCGAGGAACTCGCGGACGTGCTGGAGGTGCTGCACGCACTCGCCGCGTTGCACGGTTTGACGCCGGAGGGGTTGGAGGAGCTGCGGGCACGCAAGGCCGCAGAGCGGGGAGGCTTCGTGGGTCGGGTCTGGCTGGAGGACCATGTCACCTACAAGGAACCTAACGACCGTTAGTCTCTCCGCGCTAGACTCCGGGCATGAACAAAGCCGTGATCGTCTCGGCGTCGCGCACGCCGACCGGGAAGTTTCTGGGCGCCCTGCAGGACGTGACCGCCGTCGAGCTGGGCGCAACTACCTTGCGGGAGACGCTACGCCGCTCGGGAATTCCCGCCGAACTCGTCGAGGAGGTCATCATGGGGCAGGTCGTGCAGGCGGGGTGCGGGCAGAACCCGGCGCGGCAGGCGGGGCTCAAGGCGGGCCTCTCGCACGAGGTCGGCGCCCTGACGGTGAACAAGGTCTGCGGTTCGGGACTGAAGGCCGTGATCCTCGCCGCCCAGGCGATTCGCGCGGGGGACCAGACGATCATGCTGGCGGGCGGCATGGAGTCCATGAGCAACGCGCCGCACCTCCTCCCGCAGGCCAGGAAGGGCTACCGCCTGGGGCACGCACAGGTCCTCGACGCGAACACGCACGACGGCCTGTGGTGCTCGATCAACGACGAGGGCATGGGTCTGACCGGCGAGCGCGTGGCCGAGAAGTACGAGATCGGGCGGGAGGCGCAGGACGCCTACGCCACCCAGAGCCACCAGCGGGCAGTCGCCGCGCAGCAGGGCGGGCGCTTCAGCGACGAGATCGCCCCGGTGACCGTCAAGGGCCGCAAAGGGGACGTGGTCGTGGACACCGACGAGGGACCGCGCTCGGACACCAGCCCCGAGACGCTGGGCAAGCTCAAGCCCGCCTTCAAGCAAGGCGGCACGGTCACGGCGGGGAACGCCCCCGGCCTGAACGACGGTGCCTCCAGCCTGCTCCTGATGTCCGAGGAGGCGGCGCAGGCACACGGGCTGACGCCGATGGCCGAGATCACCTCCTACGCGACGGGCGGCCTCGCCCCCGAATGGGTGATGATGACGCCCGTTCCCGCCACGAAGAAGCTGCTGGAAAAGAGCGGCATGGGCGTGAGCGACGTGGACCTGTGGGAGCTGAACGAGGCGTTCTCCGTGCAGAGCCTCGCCGTCCAGCGTGAACTCGGCCTCAGCCCGGAACGGGTGAACGTGAACGGCGGCGCGGTCGCCCTCGGGCACCCCATCGGCGCGAGCGGGGCCCGCATCCTCGTCACGTTACTCCACGCGCTGCGGCAACAGGACAAGGAGACGGGCGTGGCGACCCTGTGCATGGGCGGCGGCAACGGCCTGGCCCTCAGCGTCAAGCGGCTAAGCTGAGGCTTATGACGCAGAGCAGCGCCCCGACCCTGTGGGTCATCCAGAGCCGTTACCTCAAGAGCGGGGACGATCTCGCCGCCGTCACGCCCCGGCATCGGGAGTGGCTGGACCAGCATTATCGCTCGGGCCTCTTCCTCGTGTCGGGCCGCAAGATGGACGGCACGGGCGGCGTG from Deinococcus aetherius includes:
- the rplJ gene encoding 50S ribosomal protein L10 produces the protein MANEKNTQTLGSLRESLTGIETFYVVDYQGLTAGQLTKLRQDIRAKGGQLIVAKNTLINLALQNGGRDFTDALKGPSALVLAQDDPAGVAKTLSDAARGNDRGIPAMKGGLVEGQRVDVRVIERLASLGSKQSLQGEFVGVLSAHLSNFVGILEAYREKLGGATEAA
- the rplL gene encoding 50S ribosomal protein L7/L12, which encodes MAYDKQALMDQLSTLTIMELADLIDGLKAQWGVTAAVAMGGGGAATEAAPVEEKTEFDVVLVDAGASKINVIKEIRAITGLGLKEAKDLSEKGGPIKEGVSKEDADKFRAQLEGAGAKVEVR
- a CDS encoding cold-shock protein; its protein translation is MAVGRVKWFNAEKGYGFIETEGSPDVFAHFSAIQAQGFKKLNEGDEVEFEIEPGQRGKGPQAKNIVVTKAAPASASSGNSSGGGYSSRPPRRDRDDRW
- the ffh gene encoding signal recognition particle protein, which encodes MFEALGNKLQDILDRVGRESKLTGEQVKAAMREIRMALLEADVNYGVAKDFVARVSEKAVGQEVTGSLTAGQTVVKLVHDELIETLGGQAAQPTLKTDGNVWFMVGLQGAGKTTSAGKLAAFYKGKGRRVLLVAADTQRPAARDQLEVLSKQVGVPVLKVQDGETPQGTRRRLDEYLKTDYRDLVIVDTAGRLQIDEALMDQLAALQAELVPTETLLVVDAMTGQEALNVARTFDERVHLSGLIMTKMDGDARGGAALSARSVTGKPIYFAGTSEKLNGLEPFYPDRVAGRILGMGDVLGLIERAQQADLKAMEVKKPGDFDLEDLLTQLRQIRKMGPLGDLLKLIPGMSRALPEGFNVDEGQIQRIDAMISSMTVKERHNPKIIDGRRRKRIAAGSGHTVQDINRLLKMHEQMKDMMKMFQRLGGQGGKGLPGGMKPPKMPPMPPTRGR
- a CDS encoding nucleoside triphosphate pyrophosphohydrolase is translated as MSKLVRDRIPHLFPAYAYRVLAEAEYRPALLDKLEEETQEYLADRTPEELADVLEVLHALAALHGLTPEGLEELRARKAAERGGFVGRVWLEDHVTYKEPNDR
- a CDS encoding thiolase family protein codes for the protein MNKAVIVSASRTPTGKFLGALQDVTAVELGATTLRETLRRSGIPAELVEEVIMGQVVQAGCGQNPARQAGLKAGLSHEVGALTVNKVCGSGLKAVILAAQAIRAGDQTIMLAGGMESMSNAPHLLPQARKGYRLGHAQVLDANTHDGLWCSINDEGMGLTGERVAEKYEIGREAQDAYATQSHQRAVAAQQGGRFSDEIAPVTVKGRKGDVVVDTDEGPRSDTSPETLGKLKPAFKQGGTVTAGNAPGLNDGASSLLLMSEEAAQAHGLTPMAEITSYATGGLAPEWVMMTPVPATKKLLEKSGMGVSDVDLWELNEAFSVQSLAVQRELGLSPERVNVNGGAVALGHPIGASGARILVTLLHALRQQDKETGVATLCMGGGNGLALSVKRLS
- a CDS encoding YciI family protein, which produces MTQSSAPTLWVIQSRYLKSGDDLAAVTPRHREWLDQHYRSGLFLVSGRKMDGTGGVLLAQAESQAQLEEVFRDDPFVLEGCSEYTYTPFTPVKRGRTLTLEGVPLVE